A window from Malania oleifera isolate guangnan ecotype guangnan chromosome 7, ASM2987363v1, whole genome shotgun sequence encodes these proteins:
- the LOC131159367 gene encoding U-box domain-containing protein 21-like, translating to MISAWKKRRANRHAGKNKLKLSNNGDSNPELAIPAHFQCPISLDLMKDPVTLSTGITYDRESIEKWIEAGNRTCPVTNRVLTGFDQIPNHSIRKMIQDWCVENSSRGVERIPTPRIPVSPYDVSETCSKMAAATLRGDWEAAHEQVRKIKAWGKESERNRRCISDNGTGTALAGSFELTSSIESGAKHGELLVEIISVLPWMFPLGVEGQGRLGSAASLRCMVRLLKDGDLSVRRNTVLVLEGLLSSEEKHGEALLEIEGAVEALYKVIEEPISHTATKASLKAIFCMISSAAAGERITSRFVEMGLVSVILEMMFDAEKGACEQGLGVLDIVCSTREGMEKAYDHPLTVPVLVKKILRVSGLATEFSVSILWKLCKNETREDGGVFIEALQVGAFQKLLVVLQVGCVGRTKERVTGLLKMLNLHGGKLGCVDSSMGFKYLKRSY from the coding sequence ATGATCTCAGCCTGGAAAAAACGAAGAGCAAATCGCCATGCCGGGAAGAACAAGCTCAAGCTCTCCAATAATGGCGACTCGAATCCAGAGCTCGCGATCCCCGCCCATTTTCAGTGCCCCATCTCGCTGGACTTGATGAAGGATCCGGTCACGCTGTCCACCGGAATCACATATGATCGAGAGAGCATCGAGAAGTGGATCGAAGCTGGTAACCGGACCTGCCCGGTTACTAATCGGGTCCTGACCGGGTTTGATCAAATCCCGAACCACTCCATAAGGAAGATGATTCAGGATTGGTGCGTGGAGAACAGCTCTCGTGGAGTGGAGAGAATCCCTACTCCTCGGATCCCGGTTTCGCCCTACGATGTTTCGGAGACTTGTTCAAAGATGGCGGCTGCCACCCTACGCGGGGACTGGGAGGCAGCGCATGAGCAGGTGAGGAAGATCAAGGCGTGGGGGAAGGAGAGCGAGCGCAACCGAAGGTGCATCAGTGACAACGGGACCGGAACTGCCCTCGCGGGCTCTTTCGAATTGACGTCGAGTATCGAATCGGGGGCAAAACACGGCGAATTGTTGGTAGAGATAATATCGGTGCTACCATGGATGTTCCCGCTTGGGGTTGAGGGTCAAGGCAGGCTTGGTTCTGCAGCATCTTTACGATGCATGGTAAGGCTTTTGAAGGATGGAGATCTTTCGGTGAGGCGAAACACAGTTTTGGTCTTAGAAGGGCTTCTTTCTTCGGAGGAAAAGCACGGGGAGGCATTGCTCGAGATTGAAGGGGCTGTTGAAGCATTGTATAAGGTAATTGAGGAGCCCATTTCCCATACTGCTACTAAAGCCTCTCTGAAGGCTATTTTCTGCATGATTTCGTCGGCTGCGGCAGGGGAGAGGATCACATCAAGATTTGTCGAAATGGGTTTGGTTTCGGTGATCCTGGAAATGATGTTTGATGCAGAAAAGGGAGCATGTGAGCAGGGTTTGGGCGTTTTGGACATAGTTTGCAGCACAAGAGAGGGGATGGAGAAGGCCTATGATCATCCCCTAACCGTGCCAGTTTTGGTGAAAAAGATTTTGCGAGTGTCGGGCCTGGCGACGGAGTTTTCGGTATCGATCCTGTGGAAGCTCTGCAAGAATGAGACGAGGGAAGATGGAGGGGTTTTCATTGAGGCGCTTCAAGTTGGGGCTTTTCAGAAGCTTTTGGTTGTGTTGCAGGTCGGGTGCGTCGGAAGAACAAAGGAAAGGGTAACTGGGTTATTGAAAATGTTGAATCTTCATGGGGGAAAATTGGGCTGTGTGGATTCATCAATGGgattcaagtatctcaaaagatCGTATTAA